A genome region from Streptomyces sp. NBC_01296 includes the following:
- the purH gene encoding bifunctional phosphoribosylaminoimidazolecarboxamide formyltransferase/IMP cyclohydrolase — protein MTAVESSTTSSSSSKRPIRRALVSVYDKTGLEELARGLHEVGVALVSTGSTASKIAATGVPVTKVEELTGFPECLDGRVKTLHPRVHAGILADLRLEDHQRQLAELGIEPFDLVIVNLYPFRETVASGATPDECVEQIDIGGPSMVRAAAKNHPSVAVVTSPARYADVLAAAQGGGFDLTARKRLAAEAFQHTAAYDVAVASWFTNAYAPEPEAVLPEFLAGAWDRKSTLRYGENPHQAAALYTDGQPGGLANAEQLHGKEMSFNNYVDTEAARRAAYDHDEPCVAIIKHANPCGIAVGADVAAAHRKAHACDPLSAFGGVIAVNRPVTVELAEQVAEIFTEVIAAPAYEDGAVEILAKKKNIRVLKVDGTPHQPGDLKPISGGALLQQSDLFQAEGDDPKNWTLATGDALSPEELAELAFAWKACRAVKSNAILLAKDGASVGVGMGQVNRVDSAKLAVERAGAERAQGSYAASDAFFPFPDGLEILTAAGIKAVVQPGGSVRDEQVVEAAKAAGVTMYFTGTRHFFH, from the coding sequence GTGACCGCCGTAGAGAGCAGCACCACCTCGTCGAGCTCGTCGAAGCGACCGATCCGGCGCGCGCTCGTCAGTGTCTACGACAAGACGGGACTGGAGGAGCTGGCCCGCGGCCTGCACGAGGTGGGCGTCGCGCTCGTCTCGACCGGCTCCACCGCCTCCAAGATCGCCGCGACCGGCGTGCCCGTCACCAAGGTCGAGGAGCTCACCGGCTTCCCCGAGTGCCTGGACGGCCGGGTCAAGACCCTGCACCCGCGCGTGCACGCCGGCATCCTCGCCGACCTGCGCCTGGAGGACCACCAGCGCCAGCTCGCCGAGCTCGGCATCGAGCCGTTCGACCTGGTGATCGTCAACCTCTACCCGTTCCGGGAGACCGTCGCCTCGGGCGCCACCCCCGACGAGTGCGTCGAGCAGATCGACATCGGCGGCCCGTCGATGGTCCGCGCCGCCGCCAAGAACCACCCCTCGGTCGCCGTCGTCACCAGCCCCGCCCGGTACGCCGACGTCCTCGCCGCGGCCCAGGGCGGCGGCTTCGACCTCACCGCGCGCAAGCGGCTGGCGGCCGAGGCCTTCCAGCACACCGCCGCGTACGACGTCGCCGTGGCCTCCTGGTTCACGAATGCGTACGCCCCGGAGCCGGAGGCCGTGCTGCCCGAGTTCCTGGCCGGTGCGTGGGACCGCAAGTCCACCCTCCGCTACGGCGAGAACCCGCACCAGGCCGCCGCCCTCTACACCGACGGCCAGCCGGGCGGGCTCGCCAACGCCGAGCAGCTGCACGGCAAGGAGATGTCCTTCAACAACTACGTGGACACCGAGGCCGCCCGCCGCGCCGCGTACGACCACGACGAGCCCTGCGTCGCGATCATCAAGCACGCCAACCCGTGCGGGATCGCCGTCGGCGCGGACGTCGCCGCCGCGCACCGCAAGGCGCACGCCTGCGACCCGCTGTCGGCCTTCGGCGGCGTCATCGCGGTCAACCGCCCGGTGACCGTCGAGCTCGCCGAGCAGGTCGCGGAGATCTTCACCGAGGTCATCGCCGCCCCGGCGTACGAGGACGGCGCGGTCGAGATCCTGGCCAAGAAGAAGAACATCCGCGTCCTGAAGGTCGACGGCACCCCGCACCAGCCGGGAGACCTGAAGCCGATCTCCGGCGGCGCGCTGCTCCAGCAGAGCGATCTCTTCCAGGCCGAGGGCGACGACCCGAAGAACTGGACGCTCGCCACCGGCGACGCCCTCTCCCCGGAGGAGCTCGCCGAGCTCGCCTTCGCGTGGAAGGCCTGCCGGGCCGTCAAGTCCAACGCGATCCTGCTCGCCAAGGACGGCGCCTCGGTCGGCGTCGGCATGGGCCAGGTCAACCGCGTCGACTCGGCGAAGCTGGCCGTCGAGCGGGCGGGCGCCGAGCGCGCGCAGGGCTCGTACGCGGCCTCCGACGCCTTCTTCCCCTTCCCGGACGGGCTGGAGATCCTGACCGCCGCGGGCATCAAGGCCGTGGTCCAGCCGGGCGGTTCGGTCCGTGACGAGCAGGTCGTCGAGGCCGCGAAGGCGGCCGGCGTGACCATGTACTTCACCGGCACCCGGCACTTCTTCCACTGA